The Meles meles chromosome 6, mMelMel3.1 paternal haplotype, whole genome shotgun sequence genome has a window encoding:
- the RPL10L gene encoding 60S ribosomal protein L10-like isoform X1: MGRRPARCYRYCKNKPYPKSRFCRGVPDAKIRIFDLGRKKAKVDEFPLCGHMVSDEYEQLSSEALEAARICANKYMVKSCGKDGFHIRVRLHPFHVIRINKMLSCAGADRLQTGMRGAFGKPQGTVARVHIGQVIMSIRTKLQNKEHVIEALRRAKFKFPGRQKIHISKKWGFTKFNANEFEDKVAKKRLIPDGCGVKYVPSRGPLDKWRALHS, translated from the coding sequence ATGGGCCGCAGACCAGCTCGCTGTTACCGGTATTGTAAGAACAAGCCATATCCGAAGTCTCGTTTTTGCCGCGGTGTCCCTGATGCCAAGATCCGTATCTTTGATCTGGGTCGGAAGAAGGCAAAAGTGGATGAGTTCCCACTCTGTGGCCACATGGTGTCCGATGAATATGAGCAGCTCTCCTCTGAAGCCCTGGAGGCCGCTCGAATCTGTGCCAACAAGTACATGGTGAAAAGCTGTGGCAAGGATGGCTTTCACATTCGAGTGCGGCTTCATCCCTTCCATGTCATCCGCATCAACAAGATGCTGTCCTGTGCTGGGGCTGACCGGCTCCAGACAGGTATGCGCGGCGCCTTTGGAAAGCCCCAGGGCACAGTGGCCAGAGTCCACATTGGCCAAGTCATCATGTCCATCCGTACCAAGCTTCAGAATAAGGAACATGTGATTGAAGCCTTACGCAGGGCCAAGTTCAAGTTCCCTGGACGCCAGAAGATCCATATCTCCAAGAAGTGGGGCTTTACCAAGTTTAACGCTAATGAATTTGAAGACAAAGTGGCTAAGAAGCGCCTCATCCCTGATGGCTGTGGAGTCAAATACGTTCCCAGTCGCGGCCCTCTGGACAAGTGGCGAGCTCTGCACTCCTGA
- the RPL10L gene encoding 60S ribosomal protein L10-like isoform X2: MGRRPARCYRYCKNKPYPKSRFCRGVPDAKIRIFDLALEAARICANKYMVKSCGKDGFHIRVRLHPFHVIRINKMLSCAGADRLQTGMRGAFGKPQGTVARVHIGQVIMSIRTKLQNKEHVIEALRRAKFKFPGRQKIHISKKWGFTKFNANEFEDKVAKKRLIPDGCGVKYVPSRGPLDKWRALHS; this comes from the exons ATGGGCCGCAGACCAGCTCGCTGTTACCGGTATTGTAAGAACAAGCCATATCCGAAGTCTCGTTTTTGCCGCGGTGTCCCTGATGCCAAGATCCGTATCTTTGATCTGG CCCTGGAGGCCGCTCGAATCTGTGCCAACAAGTACATGGTGAAAAGCTGTGGCAAGGATGGCTTTCACATTCGAGTGCGGCTTCATCCCTTCCATGTCATCCGCATCAACAAGATGCTGTCCTGTGCTGGGGCTGACCGGCTCCAGACAGGTATGCGCGGCGCCTTTGGAAAGCCCCAGGGCACAGTGGCCAGAGTCCACATTGGCCAAGTCATCATGTCCATCCGTACCAAGCTTCAGAATAAGGAACATGTGATTGAAGCCTTACGCAGGGCCAAGTTCAAGTTCCCTGGACGCCAGAAGATCCATATCTCCAAGAAGTGGGGCTTTACCAAGTTTAACGCTAATGAATTTGAAGACAAAGTGGCTAAGAAGCGCCTCATCCCTGATGGCTGTGGAGTCAAATACGTTCCCAGTCGCGGCCCTCTGGACAAGTGGCGAGCTCTGCACTCCTGA